One part of the Oncorhynchus clarkii lewisi isolate Uvic-CL-2024 chromosome 7, UVic_Ocla_1.0, whole genome shotgun sequence genome encodes these proteins:
- the LOC139413360 gene encoding CXXC-type zinc finger protein 1-like isoform X2, which yields MEGEKAPVYCICRKPDINCFMIGCDNCNEWFHGNCINLTEKMAKAIRQWYCLRCQDDNPSLEIKYRPKKSREKEAESQRESERNFERQNSTPDYKSEKRCGSNVKRSARMCGECEPCLRTEDCATCDFCKDMKKFGGPNKIRQKCRFRQCDVRARKMLRVKDEEFNLRERRDNSYHRRRRYSDDYDSEAELYEKYKAAGYDENSIPWLSNEEDGPPFSPVLRKKAVKVKHVKRRENKFDKKKESRRHKPKQKHKDKLRHNNKGDARDGGGQRQCLGPSCVEAARANSKYCSEECGIKLAANRIFEILPQRIQQWQQSPCVAEEQGKKQLERIRRDQQNARIRLTDMEKRFHELEGIIAKAKQQVVQQDEEANEGDNEETDLLIFCVSCSHPINPKVALRHMERCYAKYESQTSFGSMYPTKIEGATRLFCDVYNPQSKTYCKRLQVLCPEHSRDPKVPGDEVCGCPLVRNVFEVTGEHCRVSKRKCNKHYNWEKLRRAEVDLERVRVWYKLDELFEQERNMRTAMTNRAGLLALMLHQTIQHDPLTTDLRCNKDR from the exons ATGGAGGGGGAGAAGGCACCCGTGTACTGCATTTGTCGAAAACCTGACATCAATTGCTTCATGAT TGGTTGTGACAATTGCAATGAGTGGTTTCATGGTAACTGCATCAATCTCACAGAGAAGATGGCCAAAGCTATCAGGCAGTGGTACTGCCTGCGATGCCAAG ACGACAACCCATCATTGGAGATAAAATACCGTCCAAAGAAGAGCCGTGAAaaggaggcagagagccagagagagtcagagagaaattTTGAAAGACAGAACAGCACTCCAGATTATAAATCTGAAAAGCGCTGTGGATCAAAT GTTAAGCGCTCCGCTCGTATGTGTGGGGAGTGCGAGCCCTGCTTGAGGACTGAGGACTGTGCCACATGCGACTTCTGCAAGGATATGAAGAAATTTGGTGGTCCCAACAAAATAAGACAGAAGTGTCGATTTAGGCAGTGTGATGTCCGAGCCAGG AAAATGTTGCGTGTGAAGGATGAAGAGTTTAATTTGCGTGAAAGGAGGGATAATTCCTACCACCGGCGAAGACGATATTCAGATGACTACGATAGTGAGGCAGAACTCTACGAAAAGTACAAGGCGGCAGGATACGACGAAAACTCTATT CCATGGCTCAGTAATGAGGAGGACGGCCCTCCCTTCAGTCCTGTCCTGCGAAAGAAAGCTGTTAAGGTCAAGCATGTGAAGAGACGCGAAAATAAATTTGACAAGAAA AAAGAGTCACGGCGGCACAAACCGAAGCAGAAGCACAAGGACAAACTTCGGCACAACAATAAGGGCGATGccagagatggaggagggcagCGGCAGTGCCTCGGGCCCAGCTGTGTTGAGGCAGCACGCGCCAACTCCAAATACTGCTCAGAGGAATGTGGCATAAAGCTGGCTGCCAA CCGGATCTTTGAGATTCTCCCTCAGCGTATCCAGCAGTGGCAGCAGAGCCCCTGCGTCGCTGAGGAGCAGGGCAAGAAGCAACTGGAGCGGATCCGGAGGGATCAGCAGAACGCCCGCATACGCCTCACCGACATGGAGAAACGCTTCCACGAGCTGGAGGGCATCATTGCCAAGGCCAAGCAGCAGGTGGTCCAGCAGGATGAGGAG GCGAATGAAGGGGATAATGAAGAAACAGATCTGCTGATTTTCTGTGTGTCCTGCAGTCACCCTATCAACCCAAAAGTGGCATTGCGACACATGGAGAGATGTTATGCTAAG TATGAGAGCCAGACTTCTTTTGGTTCCATGTACCCAACTAAGATCGAAGG AGCAACAAGACTGTTCTGTGATGTGTACAATCCCCAGAGCAAGACCTACTGCAAGAGGCTTCAGGTCTTGTGCCCAGAGCATTCCAGGGACCCAAAG GTCCCAGGGGATGAGGTGTGCGGCTGTCCTCTGGTCCGTAATGTGTTTGAGGTGACGGGAGAGCACTGCAGGGTTTCTAAGCGCAAATGTAATAAGCACTACAACTGGGAGAAGCTCAGACGAGCCGAGGTGGACCTGGAGCGTGTCCGAGTG TGGTACAAACTAGACGAGCTCTTTGAGCAGGAGCGCAACATGAGGACTGCTATGACCAACAGGGCAGGTCTACTTGCTCTCATGCTGCACCAAACAATTCAGCACGACCCACTGACAACGGATCTCCGTTGCAACAAGGACAGATAG
- the LOC139413360 gene encoding CXXC-type zinc finger protein 1-like isoform X1, translating into MDSEVSDFEPAPGLVSTMEGEKAPVYCICRKPDINCFMIGCDNCNEWFHGNCINLTEKMAKAIRQWYCLRCQDDNPSLEIKYRPKKSREKEAESQRESERNFERQNSTPDYKSEKRCGSNVKRSARMCGECEPCLRTEDCATCDFCKDMKKFGGPNKIRQKCRFRQCDVRARKMLRVKDEEFNLRERRDNSYHRRRRYSDDYDSEAELYEKYKAAGYDENSIPWLSNEEDGPPFSPVLRKKAVKVKHVKRRENKFDKKKESRRHKPKQKHKDKLRHNNKGDARDGGGQRQCLGPSCVEAARANSKYCSEECGIKLAANRIFEILPQRIQQWQQSPCVAEEQGKKQLERIRRDQQNARIRLTDMEKRFHELEGIIAKAKQQVVQQDEEANEGDNEETDLLIFCVSCSHPINPKVALRHMERCYAKYESQTSFGSMYPTKIEGATRLFCDVYNPQSKTYCKRLQVLCPEHSRDPKVPGDEVCGCPLVRNVFEVTGEHCRVSKRKCNKHYNWEKLRRAEVDLERVRVWYKLDELFEQERNMRTAMTNRAGLLALMLHQTIQHDPLTTDLRCNKDR; encoded by the exons GACAGTGAAGTGTCAGACTTCGAGCCTGCACCGGGGCTTGTGAGCACTATGGAGGGGGAGAAGGCACCCGTGTACTGCATTTGTCGAAAACCTGACATCAATTGCTTCATGAT TGGTTGTGACAATTGCAATGAGTGGTTTCATGGTAACTGCATCAATCTCACAGAGAAGATGGCCAAAGCTATCAGGCAGTGGTACTGCCTGCGATGCCAAG ACGACAACCCATCATTGGAGATAAAATACCGTCCAAAGAAGAGCCGTGAAaaggaggcagagagccagagagagtcagagagaaattTTGAAAGACAGAACAGCACTCCAGATTATAAATCTGAAAAGCGCTGTGGATCAAAT GTTAAGCGCTCCGCTCGTATGTGTGGGGAGTGCGAGCCCTGCTTGAGGACTGAGGACTGTGCCACATGCGACTTCTGCAAGGATATGAAGAAATTTGGTGGTCCCAACAAAATAAGACAGAAGTGTCGATTTAGGCAGTGTGATGTCCGAGCCAGG AAAATGTTGCGTGTGAAGGATGAAGAGTTTAATTTGCGTGAAAGGAGGGATAATTCCTACCACCGGCGAAGACGATATTCAGATGACTACGATAGTGAGGCAGAACTCTACGAAAAGTACAAGGCGGCAGGATACGACGAAAACTCTATT CCATGGCTCAGTAATGAGGAGGACGGCCCTCCCTTCAGTCCTGTCCTGCGAAAGAAAGCTGTTAAGGTCAAGCATGTGAAGAGACGCGAAAATAAATTTGACAAGAAA AAAGAGTCACGGCGGCACAAACCGAAGCAGAAGCACAAGGACAAACTTCGGCACAACAATAAGGGCGATGccagagatggaggagggcagCGGCAGTGCCTCGGGCCCAGCTGTGTTGAGGCAGCACGCGCCAACTCCAAATACTGCTCAGAGGAATGTGGCATAAAGCTGGCTGCCAA CCGGATCTTTGAGATTCTCCCTCAGCGTATCCAGCAGTGGCAGCAGAGCCCCTGCGTCGCTGAGGAGCAGGGCAAGAAGCAACTGGAGCGGATCCGGAGGGATCAGCAGAACGCCCGCATACGCCTCACCGACATGGAGAAACGCTTCCACGAGCTGGAGGGCATCATTGCCAAGGCCAAGCAGCAGGTGGTCCAGCAGGATGAGGAG GCGAATGAAGGGGATAATGAAGAAACAGATCTGCTGATTTTCTGTGTGTCCTGCAGTCACCCTATCAACCCAAAAGTGGCATTGCGACACATGGAGAGATGTTATGCTAAG TATGAGAGCCAGACTTCTTTTGGTTCCATGTACCCAACTAAGATCGAAGG AGCAACAAGACTGTTCTGTGATGTGTACAATCCCCAGAGCAAGACCTACTGCAAGAGGCTTCAGGTCTTGTGCCCAGAGCATTCCAGGGACCCAAAG GTCCCAGGGGATGAGGTGTGCGGCTGTCCTCTGGTCCGTAATGTGTTTGAGGTGACGGGAGAGCACTGCAGGGTTTCTAAGCGCAAATGTAATAAGCACTACAACTGGGAGAAGCTCAGACGAGCCGAGGTGGACCTGGAGCGTGTCCGAGTG TGGTACAAACTAGACGAGCTCTTTGAGCAGGAGCGCAACATGAGGACTGCTATGACCAACAGGGCAGGTCTACTTGCTCTCATGCTGCACCAAACAATTCAGCACGACCCACTGACAACGGATCTCCGTTGCAACAAGGACAGATAG